TGAATGTTCTTAGGGTGCACAATTTGGACACTAGACGAGCTCCGAACGTTAAGTGTTCTTAGGGTGCATAATTCGGCCACGAGGTACATAAATCTCATAGAACTAAGACCAACATGTGTGCTTCATAGCATTTTGCCCGTGCCACACCCAATGGCAAGCTTCAAACAAGTTTAGGTAAAGATTGTTAAacattaattttttattaaaagcaaatgaaaaagaaaaaaagaaaaagttaaagtTGAACTAACCAAAAGCTTCACAAAAACTCCAACTTCAATTGAATCATAACAACCCTTAAATCTCTATATTATAGAGTTTTTGTAACTAGTAAAGCGTTACTTGTTGTAAATTAGAaaaagattgtattggaagtgaatTTGTTAAATAAAAGGGAAGACTGTTTATTCCGGTTTTTTCACAATAACATATCATGCTTACAGATTACTTtattatgataattttattactGTTTTCCTAAAATAATATGAAGAATATTTATTGAAATAGGAGCTCAAACGGGAGTACCGCCTTATAGTTCCAACAGGAAtaagaaaataggaaaactacCGGGGCCTAAGCGTAATAAATAAATCTTTAAACTACCTTTCATAACAGCTTCTCCCATGCAGTTTCCCTTgcaaaactttttcttttgggtTAATGTATAAAACCCCCTAAAGTTGTCAATATTTGTAACTACATACCTAAATCATTGGGTTTTCCTTTACCCACTAATCTTcactttttttctatttattaccCCCTCTCCTGGAGTAGAAGTGACATTGAGAGGAATTTGACTCTCTCTAAGACGCATTTGAGCTTTAAATATGCAGCGATGTGGTGTTAGtgttattttcaaatttttttttatttctgaaTTTACCTATCTTTTTCatccttttctttgtatttttatttcttcgttgttcttttcttatttctttatacTTCTTTTATCCAATTTTCTTGTTTTATCTTTCAGTTCAAAACTCAACAGCTCTTTTTGATAGCAATAAACCAAACGGTTATATTAAAATCAATAACTCTATAAATGACAAGAACACCAAAAGGTTAcattaataacaataacaattatGGACAGAACCATGTCCATGGCACTtgctcttcttcttccttcttttcTTGTGGGGAAGAGGGagggggtttggggggggggggggaggaggttAATTTCTGTAGTCTTAAATTATTAGTACGATAAGTTTGCTGACAGCCATTCGCTTAAGGACTAAAGTTGGGAGCAAAAGACCACATAAAGCATAATTCAAGGACCAAAACTGCAATTATTCTTGGGTTTTCTAAAAAGATTTACTACAGGCCAATTACTTTCATAGAATTTGGATAAAAAATAGGGGAGATATCTTTGAGGAAGTGTAAGAATGAAAGGAGACAAGGTACGGAGCCTCTAGTCTAAAAGGTGGATGGCGTGCAACACGAATACAAAGAGAATAAAGCATTTGTTTCACGTCCATTATCATCTACTTAGACAAAAAGATCAAATTAAATCGAAAATGCATTAAACACAAGACAAGAAAACAAATAGTACGAGAGAAGAATCGCTCGTCTCATGTCAGCACAACTTAGCTAAAGAAACTAGACAATCATTCATGAAATTGAGATGAAGATTTACATATCTAGATTTACTCCCAATAATATACTGTAATTCAAAAACAGGTAGATAAACCAACCTATGATCAACTCCAAGCAACTGTCCCCTAGAGGATTATGATTGTCCTATAGTGAAGACGGTAACAAAGATACACTTGCCTCGTAATTCATATGTTAGGTTTGTTTCCCTAAAACACATGCAATATAACCCATGGCCTatgaaatcgacataaaaaatcaTGTATGAACTTCAATTAGGTGAATTTCGTTTTCCATTCCGTGAAGCATGCCACTGCGCCATGCTCCTCAATCAACATGATATATATAGTATGGCACAGACTGGTATGGATGGAGACAAGGGTCCATCAATTTCCGGTACTACTGCAGAGTATTTTAGTCCCTTTTAAGTAAATCAGAGAAATTTTATCTCGAGTCTTCAGCAACATGACACAAGAGACACACAAGACCTGTTGCTCCAGCAACCTGCTTCCAGTTTCGGGTGCCTGCACCAAAAGCAGCCCCTGCTACTACACCAGCAGTCAAAACATTaacctgcaaaagaaaaagcaatctTATAACTTTTGTTGATAGTAATACCCATGGCTTACCATTGACACGAATTCAATTAGTACTAAAGCAAAAAAGGTACTGTGAGAAAGTTATACGCATCACGTGGTCCAAGTAAATGTAGATTCTTTTGCATCAGTGCATGTTTATTATTCTTTAATTAGAACATCCAAAAGAATATGCAGTTTTCATGATTTCTGTTTACGTTAAATGTTAATTTCATCCAGCAAAAGGGGATTGTTTTGGTTGCTCTTATATTGTCTGCAAAAACATTACCTCCAATTGGTCACTTATATAGAAAAAGGTTCAGAGATCATACAATCTTACATAGCTATCTAAAATTCTGAGATATCACCTATGGTACACGTGATGCTTCAGTGCTTACCATCAGTTCACCACGATATCATATTGGACTCTAACAATATGAAGCGGTAACTAAAAACTGTTGTCTAAATCTATATTACACACTAAAAAGgaatgaaaacaaaatttaaacCAATTTCATATATATTGAATGATTACTATAACTTGACAATGGAGGAAAACACACATTCCTACTTTCGCAACGAGATTCATAAAAGTAGACCTTGATGTGCTTACTAACTATGCCTACCCGCTGTTTAGCTCCAAACAAACAACCTGATATGGTTTAATATAATAGCAAATTTGGAAAAATTAGTGGAAGCAGCATTTCCATGTAAATTCTCCTAGTTAAACAATAGTAGCATATTTTACATGTACAGCCATAAGTGGGTCAATAaaggagggtccaaattaatgctGTGATCTGAGAGggtatatctttttttttttttttttttttgacaaggtATGAGAGGGTATATGTTAACAAACTGACCCAATCATTTCGTCTTCTATATCTCTGGAGCCCACAGCGAGTGGAAGAAAATATTGCAGCAAACAGTCCTATAAAAGAAAGATGGATGCTTATCAGATAATAATGACATCTCTAAAATAACCATGGCATTATCCAAGAGAAAACATAGTAAAAAGAGCATAAAACAGTAGAAACTAAGGACTGATGAAAacacaagaaaaataataattggaCACAATCAAGTCTGACTATGAGAGCATTTGGTACACCTTTGCAATAAACCAAGTTTAAGTTTACATAACATTATAACAAGAAGCACACAAAATGGTGATAGTTTCATTCTAAACAGACTTTTATAGAAGTAGTCTAGGGTAGCATAGTCCATGGCAGTGATTGTAATTCTGCTCATTATCTTTATCAAATTTCTTATTACGCTGTGTTGTGTCATCAAACATGTACAGATAACTATCAATTTGACATATAACATTGCCACTCCTTAGTAATATAAACTAGCTTATTTCTCCGCAGTTTCTCGGGTTATGGTTCAGATTTTGTGGTGTTTTCAGATATGGATGTTCTTATGATACACCATAAGCTTCTATATTGAAAAGATCGCATCTAAGCCTTTCCTCAAGTAATGGGGCTCCGACCTTactttatctttattttccagATCACCAAAACGCATGCTTAATATAGACGATTAGTGTAGTTGCCGTGTAAGATAACCAGCACAGTACTTTATACTGccagtgtatataacttaaatatagATTAACATAGAAGGTGACATGATGGGAAAAT
Above is a window of Nicotiana tabacum cultivar K326 chromosome 8, ASM71507v2, whole genome shotgun sequence DNA encoding:
- the LOC107819174 gene encoding outer envelope pore protein 16-4, chloroplastic-like isoform X1, yielding MEVEIPADVPCSSTAVNSIIRMGTAGLIWGSCSGPYEANKLGLAGIHRASFIAKSVGRFGFQWGLFAAIFSSTRCGLQRYRRRNDWVNVLTAGVVAGAAFGAGTRNWKQVAGATGLVCLLCHVAEDSR